In the genome of Natronorubrum sediminis, one region contains:
- a CDS encoding DUF7344 domain-containing protein, with amino-acid sequence MTTTQNRQRCRPEGSDDPASSDRQAPLSQDEIFHILQTNRRRDAISYLVEKRGPVKMSDVAEYVAAREHGTTVEELTSTQRQRVYIPLYQSHLPKLDEKGIIDYNKPRGIVETTDRISVFEPYLEPPETTTEAESEHSLTSQLTSFVDDYYVSSVCMSTVLLAATAFGVFQIPQLLLAVSIVGLFTLATIATMASETLVTSDSVDPHSTP; translated from the coding sequence ATGACGACCACACAAAACCGCCAGCGCTGTCGTCCTGAGGGGTCTGACGACCCAGCGTCGTCAGACCGGCAAGCGCCGCTTTCACAAGACGAAATCTTCCACATCCTCCAAACCAATCGCCGCCGAGATGCGATCTCGTACCTAGTAGAAAAGCGTGGACCGGTCAAGATGAGCGACGTTGCAGAGTACGTCGCAGCACGTGAGCACGGGACGACTGTCGAGGAGCTCACGTCGACACAACGCCAGCGCGTCTACATCCCGCTGTATCAGTCACACCTCCCAAAACTCGACGAGAAAGGGATCATCGACTACAACAAACCACGCGGCATCGTCGAGACGACCGACCGGATTTCGGTGTTCGAGCCGTATCTCGAGCCGCCGGAAACGACAACTGAAGCAGAATCCGAGCACTCACTGACCTCACAACTGACGAGTTTCGTCGACGACTACTACGTGAGCTCAGTGTGCATGAGCACGGTCCTGTTGGCTGCGACCGCGTTCGGTGTGTTCCAGATTCCGCAGTTGCTCCTCGCAGTGTCCATCGTCGGATTGTTCACACTGGCAACGATTGCGACGATGGCGTCCGAAACGCTCGTGACGAGCGACTCTGTCGATCCGCACTCAACACCGTAA
- a CDS encoding ABC transporter permease translates to MSRLTRVRAEASAGWRSFVRRRTAVFFTFFFPVILIVIFGALVRTDPTGEGLFTEPPAYYVPGYLAVVVLFTPLSRMGSEVARHREGNRFEKLATTPVTRGEWLLAQTLVNAVIIGLASILILILVVALTGAEIAFSPLLVPYILIGVVCFCGVGAMLGSYTDSQDGAVAASNAIGLPLLFLSETFVSLEQLPGWFAPFVDISPLTYFARGVRAATDPAAETVTVAGLEPAVGNLLILSVLAVLAFWLGARSIPQTD, encoded by the coding sequence GTGAGCCGGCTTACTCGCGTTCGTGCGGAGGCCAGCGCCGGTTGGCGGTCGTTCGTCCGCAGGCGGACGGCCGTCTTCTTTACGTTCTTCTTCCCCGTCATTCTGATCGTCATCTTCGGTGCGCTCGTTCGGACGGACCCCACGGGCGAAGGGCTGTTCACCGAACCTCCGGCCTACTACGTCCCGGGCTACCTCGCCGTCGTCGTCCTCTTTACGCCACTCTCGAGGATGGGCAGCGAAGTCGCCCGCCACCGTGAGGGTAACCGGTTCGAAAAGCTCGCGACGACGCCGGTCACCCGCGGGGAGTGGCTCCTCGCACAGACGCTCGTCAACGCCGTTATCATCGGCCTCGCGAGTATCCTCATCCTCATCCTCGTGGTCGCCCTGACGGGCGCAGAGATCGCGTTCTCGCCGCTGCTCGTGCCCTACATCCTGATCGGCGTCGTCTGTTTCTGTGGCGTCGGCGCGATGCTCGGCAGCTACACCGACTCCCAAGATGGAGCTGTCGCCGCGAGTAACGCCATCGGACTCCCGCTGCTCTTCCTCTCGGAGACGTTCGTCTCCCTCGAGCAACTTCCCGGTTGGTTCGCCCCCTTCGTCGACATTTCGCCGCTGACGTACTTCGCTCGCGGCGTCCGGGCGGCGACCGACCCCGCGGCTGAAACAGTTACTGTGGCCGGTCTCGAGCCTGCAGTCGGGAATCTCCTCATCCTCTCGGTCCTGGCAGTGCTCGCCTTCTGGCTCGGTGCACGTTCGATTCCACAGACGGATTGA
- a CDS encoding ABC transporter ATP-binding protein, with amino-acid sequence MDAEAVVDATDLEKTYDETVALSGASLSVGGGEVFALIGPNGAGKTTLVRALTGTTTPDSGSARVLGEVPSAIDRDRLGVLPQDFSPPDRLSARELLSYYAGLYDDPRDPDSVLADVGLADAGDTWYEDLSGGQQRRVCVGSTLVNDPDVLFLDEPTTGIDPAGRRTVWRLIEDLAAGGTTVVLTTHDMAEAERLADRVGLLANGSVVARGTPTDLVAEHGGSSRLTIETTAKLDAFADLAFPVDRPEQGRVRARRSNDAVVVQEIEPAEIGAVVDFLEGHDLEYTGLSWSEPDLEDVYLTLADETELERTNHGTEPGDDSTDDGVAQTGETA; translated from the coding sequence ATGGACGCCGAAGCCGTGGTCGACGCGACGGACCTCGAGAAGACCTACGACGAGACGGTGGCGCTCTCGGGAGCGTCACTCTCCGTCGGGGGCGGCGAGGTCTTCGCGCTCATCGGCCCGAACGGTGCGGGAAAGACGACGCTCGTTCGCGCGTTGACGGGAACGACGACGCCCGACTCGGGATCCGCTCGAGTGCTCGGCGAGGTCCCCTCGGCTATCGACCGAGACCGACTGGGGGTGCTCCCACAGGACTTCTCGCCGCCGGATCGCCTCAGTGCCCGCGAACTGCTTTCGTACTACGCCGGACTCTACGACGATCCTCGAGACCCCGATTCCGTGCTCGCCGACGTCGGCCTCGCCGACGCGGGTGACACCTGGTACGAGGACCTCTCGGGTGGCCAGCAACGACGCGTCTGCGTCGGCTCGACGCTGGTCAACGATCCGGACGTGCTCTTTCTGGACGAGCCGACGACGGGGATCGACCCCGCCGGCCGGCGGACGGTCTGGCGCTTGATCGAAGACCTCGCAGCAGGTGGGACGACCGTCGTGCTCACCACCCACGACATGGCCGAAGCCGAACGGCTGGCCGACCGCGTCGGCTTACTCGCCAACGGATCCGTCGTCGCCCGCGGAACGCCGACCGACCTCGTGGCCGAACACGGCGGCTCGAGTCGCCTCACGATCGAAACGACGGCCAAACTGGACGCGTTCGCCGACCTCGCGTTCCCCGTCGACCGACCGGAGCAGGGGCGCGTTCGCGCTCGGCGTTCGAACGACGCGGTCGTGGTCCAGGAAATCGAGCCGGCCGAGATCGGAGCGGTCGTCGACTTTCTCGAGGGACACGACCTCGAGTACACTGGCCTCTCGTGGAGTGAACCCGACCTCGAGGACGTCTATCTCACGCTGGCCGACGAGACAGAACTCGAGCGGACGAATCACGGGACGGAGCCTGGAGACGATTCGACGGACGACGGCGTCGCCCAAACGGGTGAGACAGCGTGA
- a CDS encoding TIGR03557 family F420-dependent LLM class oxidoreductase, giving the protein MTQIGYTLSSEEHGPTELVDIAERAEEAGFDFLSISDHFHPWVSEQGESPFVWSTLGAIANATDEIDVGVGVTCPTIRIHPLNVAHAVATVDEMFGDRFTFGVGTGENLNEHVTGERWPEHDVRLEMLEEAMVVMRELWTGETISHRGEHFTVENARLYTCPDEQPTTIASAFGPQTAEWTAENADGLWCSGPKEGPVEAYEDAGGEGPKYTQLHGCYAETEEDAIETVYEYWPNGSIPGELGQELPTPAHFKQAAEMVEKEDIAEAGTTTSPDPQDHIDSLEQAIDVGYDHVYFHQIGPEQDAAIEFYEAEVLPSFA; this is encoded by the coding sequence ATGACTCAGATTGGCTATACGCTCTCGAGCGAAGAGCACGGGCCGACCGAACTCGTCGACATCGCCGAACGTGCTGAGGAAGCAGGCTTCGACTTTCTCTCTATTTCGGATCACTTTCACCCGTGGGTCTCCGAGCAGGGAGAATCACCGTTCGTCTGGTCGACGCTGGGTGCGATTGCGAACGCGACGGACGAGATCGACGTCGGCGTCGGCGTGACCTGCCCGACGATCCGAATTCACCCGCTCAACGTCGCCCACGCGGTCGCCACCGTCGACGAGATGTTCGGCGACCGGTTCACCTTCGGCGTCGGCACGGGCGAGAACCTGAACGAGCACGTGACAGGGGAACGCTGGCCCGAGCACGACGTCCGCCTCGAGATGCTCGAGGAGGCGATGGTCGTCATGCGCGAGCTCTGGACCGGCGAAACGATCAGTCACCGCGGCGAGCACTTCACGGTCGAGAACGCGCGACTCTACACGTGTCCCGACGAACAACCGACGACGATCGCGAGCGCGTTCGGCCCGCAGACGGCCGAGTGGACGGCCGAGAACGCCGACGGCCTCTGGTGTTCGGGGCCGAAAGAGGGGCCGGTCGAGGCCTACGAGGACGCCGGCGGGGAGGGGCCAAAATACACGCAACTCCACGGCTGTTACGCCGAAACCGAGGAAGACGCCATCGAGACGGTCTACGAGTACTGGCCCAACGGCTCGATTCCGGGTGAACTCGGCCAGGAACTGCCCACGCCCGCACACTTCAAGCAGGCCGCCGAGATGGTCGAGAAAGAAGACATCGCCGAGGCAGGCACGACCACCAGTCCCGATCCCCAAGATCACATCGACAGCCTCGAGCAGGCCATCGACGTCGGCTACGATCACGTCTACTTCCACCAGATCGGCCCCGAGCAGGACGCAGCGATCGAGTTCTACGAGGCGGAGGTGCTGCCGTCGTTTGCGTAA
- a CDS encoding aldo/keto reductase produces MEYTTLGNTGTTVSKVCYGTWRFGRETGNLENETTREEAHDLLDACLDHGINFIDTANVYGTPDGTSEEWIGEWMADRDVDREDLVIASKVYFEFDGWGEPGPNDSGLGRKHIRAQIEGTLERLGTDYLDCYYIHRWDEDTPIEETMSVLTDLVREGKVTHLGASTMAAWQLTKALWTSDVEGLERFDVTQPMVNAAHYDAVGDYLDVCADQDLAVCPYSPLAGGFLTGKYERADDGSVEAPDGSRGSFDDLFEDRYATDRAWDVLEAVESVADEANASPAQVSLRWLMEQDRFTCVPIVGARTPEQLEENVGAVELDLSNEQFERIDAARQSDE; encoded by the coding sequence ATGGAGTACACCACGCTCGGGAACACGGGCACGACCGTTTCGAAGGTTTGCTACGGCACCTGGCGATTCGGCCGGGAGACCGGCAACCTCGAGAACGAGACGACGCGTGAGGAAGCCCACGACCTGCTCGACGCCTGTCTGGACCACGGGATCAACTTCATCGATACGGCGAACGTCTACGGCACCCCCGACGGCACCAGCGAGGAGTGGATCGGCGAGTGGATGGCCGACCGCGACGTCGACCGAGAAGACCTCGTCATCGCCTCGAAGGTGTACTTCGAGTTCGACGGCTGGGGCGAACCCGGGCCGAACGACTCTGGACTCGGCCGAAAACACATCCGCGCCCAGATCGAGGGCACGCTCGAGCGACTCGGCACGGACTACCTCGACTGCTACTACATCCACCGCTGGGACGAGGACACCCCCATCGAAGAGACCATGTCCGTGCTGACGGACCTCGTCCGCGAGGGGAAAGTCACCCACCTCGGCGCGTCGACGATGGCCGCCTGGCAACTCACGAAAGCGCTGTGGACCAGCGACGTCGAGGGACTCGAGCGCTTCGACGTCACCCAGCCGATGGTCAACGCCGCCCACTACGACGCCGTCGGTGACTACCTCGACGTCTGTGCGGATCAAGACCTCGCCGTCTGCCCGTACTCGCCACTCGCTGGCGGCTTCCTAACGGGCAAGTACGAGCGGGCTGACGACGGCTCCGTCGAAGCGCCGGACGGCTCTCGAGGCAGTTTCGACGACCTGTTCGAGGATCGATACGCGACCGACCGGGCGTGGGACGTCCTCGAGGCCGTCGAATCCGTCGCCGACGAAGCGAACGCCTCGCCGGCGCAGGTCTCCTTGCGGTGGCTGATGGAGCAGGATCGATTCACCTGCGTCCCGATCGTCGGCGCTCGCACGCCCGAGCAACTCGAGGAGAACGTCGGTGCCGTCGAACTCGATCTGAGCAACGAGCAGTTCGAGCGGATCGACGCGGCTCGCCAGTCAGACGAGTGA